A region from the Campylobacter blaseri genome encodes:
- a CDS encoding ATP-dependent helicase, translating to MQSAILKELNDEQKKAATHVDGPMLILAGAGSGKTKTITTRLAYLISEVGIPPSSTLTLTFTNKAANEMRQRALSMIDNKNSQTPPLLCTFHKFGLLFLKFYISKLNRKNNFLIIDTDDKKKIIKSFESDIATSILASEISKFKNSLISADEALENANLFSDDLKKEASGYYKKVANVYKKYEDTLRSDNLVDFDDLLVLPYQILSQNPDLCDDISNRYQYIMVDEYQDTNDLQFKLLSKLCKNHNNLCVVGDDDQSIYGWRGARVENILNFKDQFENVKIIRLEKNYRSSQHILNAANNLIDYNRNRLGKKLTSTKEKGSEIEIYQSDDENYEANKIAKKITKLISNGVDPKEIAVLYRVNALSRALEDGLTKARIPYKMVGGMKFYERAEIKDAISYIRLILNNNDDFSLRRIINRPKRGLGKVSLAKIEKIAFDNKLSLFNAIATLDPSDVSKKSFTELGKFVENITNLNKMESLYDLINELESNFGLKEYYKELSDGGDRVANIDEFYAMLKDEIINNANFDLEEFLNELSLTSEQDALSDEAISIMSVHASKGLEFEYLFVIGLEEGFFPLISDGNDIEEERRLGYVAITRAKKELVLSHSNSRFYRGRRERLDKSRFLSEAGLCEGSLKLEKTADFKKGDLVKHKLFGIGRVTSVTKVKKDSKLKINFGGIFREIMSNFVEKVA from the coding sequence ATGCAGAGTGCTATTTTAAAAGAGTTAAACGATGAGCAAAAAAAGGCAGCCACACATGTAGATGGTCCTATGCTTATACTAGCAGGCGCAGGAAGTGGCAAAACAAAAACTATAACAACAAGACTTGCTTATTTAATCTCTGAGGTTGGCATTCCTCCAAGTTCAACTTTAACACTTACTTTTACAAACAAAGCAGCAAACGAGATGAGACAAAGAGCTTTATCTATGATAGACAACAAAAACTCTCAAACCCCACCCCTACTCTGCACTTTTCATAAATTTGGGCTTTTGTTTTTAAAATTTTATATATCAAAACTAAATAGAAAAAATAATTTTTTGATAATCGATACAGATGATAAAAAGAAAATAATAAAAAGTTTTGAAAGTGATATAGCAACTTCAATTTTAGCAAGTGAAATTTCTAAGTTTAAAAACTCTCTTATAAGCGCAGATGAAGCTTTAGAAAATGCAAATCTTTTTAGCGATGATCTTAAAAAAGAGGCAAGTGGATACTATAAAAAAGTTGCAAATGTCTATAAAAAATATGAAGATACTTTACGCAGCGACAATTTAGTAGATTTTGATGATTTACTAGTTTTGCCATATCAAATTCTATCACAAAACCCTGATCTTTGTGATGATATATCAAATAGATACCAATATATAATGGTAGATGAATATCAAGACACCAATGATCTGCAATTTAAACTATTAAGCAAACTTTGTAAAAATCACAACAATCTATGCGTTGTTGGCGATGATGATCAAAGCATTTATGGTTGGAGGGGAGCTAGAGTTGAAAATATCTTAAATTTCAAAGATCAATTTGAAAATGTAAAAATCATAAGACTTGAAAAGAATTACCGCTCATCGCAACACATTTTAAATGCAGCAAATAATCTAATAGATTACAACAGAAATAGACTTGGTAAAAAACTTACAAGCACAAAAGAAAAAGGCAGTGAGATAGAGATATATCAAAGCGATGATGAGAATTATGAAGCAAACAAAATAGCTAAAAAAATCACTAAACTTATAAGTAACGGGGTAGATCCTAAAGAGATTGCAGTGTTATACCGAGTAAATGCTCTTTCCCGTGCCTTAGAAGATGGCCTTACAAAGGCTAGGATCCCATATAAGATGGTAGGTGGAATGAAGTTCTACGAAAGAGCTGAGATAAAAGATGCAATTAGCTATATAAGACTTATTTTAAACAATAACGATGATTTTTCTTTAAGAAGGATAATCAATAGACCAAAAAGAGGGCTTGGCAAAGTTAGTTTAGCAAAGATAGAAAAAATAGCATTTGATAATAAATTATCTCTTTTTAACGCCATAGCAACCCTAGATCCAAGCGATGTTAGTAAAAAAAGCTTTACCGAGTTAGGCAAATTTGTAGAAAATATCACAAATTTGAATAAAATGGAATCTTTATATGATTTAATAAACGAGCTTGAGAGCAACTTTGGGCTAAAAGAATATTATAAAGAATTATCTGATGGCGGAGATAGAGTTGCTAACATTGATGAGTTTTATGCAATGCTTAAAGATGAGATAATAAATAATGCTAATTTCGACTTAGAGGAGTTTTTAAATGAACTAAGCCTTACAAGCGAACAAGATGCATTAAGTGATGAGGCTATTTCAATAATGAGCGTTCATGCTAGTAAAGGCTTGGAGTTTGAATATCTCTTTGTAATAGGTCTTGAAGAAGGCTTTTTCCCACTAATAAGCGATGGTAATGATATAGAAGAGGAAAGACGCTTAGGATACGTAGCAATTACGAGAGCTAAAAAAGAGCTAGTTCTTAGCCACTCAAATAGTAGATTTTATAGAGGAAGAAGAGAAAGGCTTGATAAAAGTAGATTTTTAAGTGAAGCTGGGCTATGCGAAGGATCATTAAAGCTTGAAAAAACTGCTGATTTTAAAAAGGGAGATTTGGTAAAGCATAAACTATTTGGAATAGGAAGAGTTACAAGTGTCACCAAAGTTAAAAAAGACTCAAAACTCAAGATAAATTTCGGTGGTATATTTCGTGAAATTATGTCTAATTTTGTAGAAAAAGTCGCATGA
- a CDS encoding M3 family oligoendopeptidase, with protein MLWNLNEFFKTNEDFINYKTDTKTQAQIFNKKYKDKLSNLSSSQFEKALKEIEEISEKIAKIMTYSYLLFAKDTSNGGQLAKNEEECNEIYENLLFFDLEFNQIEDKKRDEFIKNIKKYSYYLSLLSKEKAHQLDLKEERILLKTSIVGSSAFSRLFDETMANLRFKFDDRKFSEEEILSKLHDKDRDIRKKAALSLSKTLKENSHLLSYIYNMIKTDLKIKCELRNYEFGEDIMHLNNQIDRSSVDALIEASEQSFNLVSSFYDKKREILGYEKLYDYDRYAPIGEDSEFSFEESKDIVLKAFNEFNPKFGEIAKKAFDENWIDAYPTKNKTSGAFSHSATSDTHPFVLLNYTNKKRDLFTLAHELGHAIHQYLAYEVGYFNSSTPLTTAETASVFCEMLVFDYVLDKSDDKDKLALIASKLEDIFATLYRQINFTTFERKVHASKDELSVDEIDEIWMEESRKMFGDSLILNDYYRHWWSYIPHFIHSPFYCYSYAYAQLLVLALFGLYKSGKCENFVEIYTNFLALGGSMAPRDMVFAFNLDINTKEFWQIGLKEIEKLVEKFKGLK; from the coding sequence ATGCTATGGAATTTAAATGAGTTTTTTAAAACTAATGAAGATTTTATAAATTACAAAACAGATACAAAAACACAAGCACAAATTTTTAATAAAAAATATAAAGATAAACTCTCAAATTTAAGTAGTAGTCAGTTTGAAAAAGCTCTAAAAGAGATAGAAGAGATATCTGAAAAAATTGCTAAAATTATGACATATAGCTATCTTTTGTTTGCAAAAGATACATCAAATGGTGGACAACTAGCAAAAAATGAAGAAGAGTGCAATGAAATTTATGAAAATTTACTATTTTTTGATTTGGAATTTAACCAAATTGAAGATAAAAAAAGAGATGAATTTATAAAAAATATTAAAAAATATTCATACTATCTGTCTTTATTATCAAAAGAAAAAGCTCACCAATTAGATCTCAAAGAAGAGAGAATTTTACTTAAAACATCTATAGTTGGCTCAAGTGCTTTTTCAAGACTTTTTGATGAAACAATGGCGAATTTAAGATTTAAATTTGATGATCGCAAGTTTAGTGAAGAGGAAATTTTAAGTAAATTACATGATAAAGATAGAGATATAAGAAAAAAAGCCGCACTTAGTTTAAGCAAAACTTTAAAAGAAAACTCACACCTTTTAAGCTATATTTATAATATGATTAAAACCGATTTAAAGATTAAATGCGAGCTTAGAAATTATGAATTTGGCGAAGATATAATGCATCTAAACAACCAAATTGATAGAAGTAGTGTTGATGCTTTAATTGAAGCAAGTGAGCAAAGCTTTAATCTAGTTAGCTCTTTTTATGATAAAAAAAGAGAAATTTTAGGCTATGAAAAATTATACGATTATGATAGATATGCTCCTATTGGAGAAGATAGTGAGTTTAGCTTTGAAGAGTCAAAAGATATAGTTTTAAAAGCCTTTAATGAATTTAACCCTAAATTTGGGGAAATTGCTAAAAAGGCGTTTGATGAAAATTGGATAGATGCATATCCTACTAAAAATAAAACAAGTGGTGCTTTTTCTCATAGTGCAACTAGCGATACTCACCCTTTTGTTTTGTTAAATTACACAAATAAAAAAAGAGATCTTTTTACTTTAGCACACGAGTTAGGACATGCAATCCATCAATATCTTGCCTATGAAGTTGGATATTTTAACTCATCAACTCCATTAACTACAGCAGAAACCGCTTCAGTTTTTTGTGAAATGCTAGTTTTTGACTATGTTTTAGATAAAAGCGATGATAAAGATAAGCTTGCTTTAATTGCAAGCAAATTAGAAGATATCTTTGCGACTTTATATAGACAGATAAATTTTACAACTTTTGAGAGAAAAGTTCATGCAAGCAAAGATGAACTTAGTGTTGATGAGATAGATGAAATTTGGATGGAAGAGTCAAGAAAAATGTTTGGTGATAGCCTCATTTTAAATGATTATTATAGACATTGGTGGAGCTATATACCTCATTTTATACATTCACCATTTTATTGTTATAGTTATGCTTATGCACAGCTTTTAGTTTTAGCTCTTTTTGGGTTATATAAAAGTGGAAAGTGTGAAAACTTTGTTGAAATTTACACAAACTTTTTAGCACTTGGAGGAAGTATGGCGCCTAGAGATATGGTTTTTGCCTTTAATCTTGATATAAATACAAAAGAATTTTGGCAAATAGGACTTAAAGAGATTGAAAAACTTGTAGAGAAATTTAAGGGTTTAAAATGA